Sequence from the Mauremys mutica isolate MM-2020 ecotype Southern chromosome 2, ASM2049712v1, whole genome shotgun sequence genome:
AGCAGGGGCCTGGTCCCCCTTGCGTGAGCACtgctccccatcagcccagcaGAAGCGGGAGGACCCAAGGGCGTGCGCCTATCCCCGGGTGCACTGGGCGATCAAGCTGAGATTATGGGAGGAGGGGATCCCTCATCTGCAATGTGTCCTTGGGCCGTCCCCCCTAGGGTCAGAGCTCAGCCCGCTCTGGCTCCTTCTGCACCCCCTCCGTCCCCGCTGCACCCGCCTCCTGCTGCATGTTGGCGTAGGCCACCTCCCGCGCCAGGTGCTCCAGGGACGGGCGCCCCAGCGCCAGGTTCCTGAGCGAAATCCAGGTCATCAGGAAGCTGTGAGGGGAGAGAAAGAGCAAGGGCTGGAGATGGGCCCAGAGGGGCATCTCAGgggggcagatctgggggtgtTCAGCTCAGATGGGCGGTGGTTCACGTGGCTGGGGTAGAGGGAGCCGGGAAGGTATGGCAGCTGGGGTGTCATGGCTCGTGCGGAAGTGGGGCCTGGCCCCTGGTTGGGAGGAGGTGGGTGCAGTGGTGGGGGCCTGGCAGGGCATCCggcggtagggtgaccagatcacacaggtgaaatatcgggacacggggggcggagcaaaaaaccaaccaaaaaaacggCTGCCGGAgctccacaccctgccccccccccccaccagctttCCTCCGCTCTGTCtccacctccccactccctccagtgCTTGCGCTGCCATACAGCTGATCAGCACAAGcccgggagggaggggagaggaggaggaggaatgtggcgtgtttggggaagaggtggggccaaggcagggatttggggagggatccaatgggggaaggagggggcagagtcagggctgggggcggggaggcatGAGCCCCCTCCGGGCTCCGCTCTGCCTGTGAGCGGaggcaaaatattgggacaattcCTGTCCCGACTGACCTTTGGTCAGGATGCGGAACAAATAagcaaatatcaggacagtcccgataaaatcgggaagtctggtcaccctatctggcgGTGAGGGGCTGGCCCGTGGCTGGGAGATGGGCGCAGTGGTGGGGGCCTGGCAGAGTGTATGGCGGTGAGGGGCTGGCCCGTGGCTGGGAGGAGGTGGGTGCAGCGGTGGGGGCCTGGCGTGGCGTCCGGCAGTGAGGGGCTGGCCCGTGGCTGGGAGGAGGTGGGCACAGTGGTGGGGGCCTGGCGTGGCATCCGGCAGTGAGGGGCTGGCCCGTGGCTGGGAGGAGGTGGGCACAGTGgcggcagggcagtgggggggggctggtgtgTGGTGGTGGAGGGAATAGTGCCAGGCGGGTGTACGGTGCCGGGGGGCTGGCGCATGACCGGGCACTCACCTCCGGCGGAACAGGAAGTACTTCCTGGCGCCGAAGCGCTGCAGCCGCTCTCCGAGTGTGGCGTTTCGCCGTCTCTGCAGCTCCTCCAATCGCTGCTGGCGCTGCACGAAGACCTGGACGACGGGGTCCGTCTGCATGGCGTCCCCCAGGGCACCATCTAGGatgggctgcagctctgggggcaggggctccgtCTCTGCACcggggggtggggcgcaggcaTGAGATGGCTTCTCACCCCCAGGGGCCCGTACGCCACAGGGAAGGGGAGATGCTCGGGGAGCCCCATGGCAGGAACACAGCCACTGGCGCCCAGTGGGAGGGATCTCTGCCCGCtactccccacagccagcgctccagGGGATCTGGGCTCAGGGGGCAGTGCcggtcccagcagccaggagctaggctaaggggcagggccccagagaCTCACCGCTGCCGTTCTGCACCTTGTCCCGCAGCTCCTGCAGCTGGGTCAGGTTCCGCTCCAGGGCCACGTCCGTGGTGTTGACGTAGACGTACATGTAGCAGGAGGGCTCTGGTGACACCGTGTGCACCTTGTGGTACTCGCCCGGGGGCAGCTGGGACACGGAGGGGGTCAGCAAGTGGCAGCAGGCCAAGCGGGCTGAGAACCAGCCAACTCTCTGCCCTTGCCAGATGTGCTGAGCCAGAACACAGCTCCCAGCTTGGGGGGaggatcccccacccccagatatgAAACCAGGACCCTCGGGCCCAGTCCCCATGGCCCCCCAGCGTGTCTAGCACACCTGGGCTGAGaaccagccagccaccctccatGGCTCTTCTCCTGCCAGGCAGGGACACAGGCcgggctccacccctgccccccaagcccagcCCTCACCTGCATCCTGTCCCCTTCCTGCAGCGTATAGTTCCTCTGCTCCTTGACAATCTCCACCACGACCTCCCCCTTCAGCAGCTGCAGGCTCGTGTTGCCCAGATCCTCACTCACAAAGTTCTCCAGGTGCAGGCCTGGGGGTATAGGAGGGGACATAAAGGATGGCGAGGGCAGCCCCACTGGGACCCACCTCCGCACCATCTGGCCACAGGACACACTCGTGACCCACACTGGCAGCGTCTGGAGCTCTGCCCCACTCTAGCAGCAGCTCCTCAGGAGAGGATAATAGCCTCCTACAGCTGCCCGGCAATGGAGTAGCTCCTTTAGGTCAAGCTGCAGCAGCTGAGGTTTGTGCTCTGAAGATGCCAGGTTCCAATCCTGTTGATGAGGCAGGTGGGTTGTTCTATTAGTAACAGGAACCCCCCAAAGGAATGGGCtgcaggcagatacctgggaaatcAGCGATGAAAACCACCTCGGTCTGGTTGTCCAGCGAGCTCTCGATCTCCTGAAGCTTTGCCCTCCAGGGGGACAGGTTGACCAGCAGTGGCTTGAGCCACGGAGTGTGGCGGAAGGGAGACCACTCGGCCCGCACGATGTCCACCTGCGGGTCGAAGAGCCTGGCCGGCGAGAGGGACCCGGTGAGCGCGCCAGAGGCTGGGCCAGCAGGACGCTCCGGTACCCGGCTCCCTGCCTGGTTTGTCTCCCGCGGGGCAGTGGGCAGCCGGCCCCAGGGTCATTGCAGGACAGAAGGGGCATCAAGTCCCTGAGGTGccacccatccacccacacacctctctctctctctctgtgcagtgctacccagcagcccagcccctccccctactctgtcctctccctgctggggGACAGCCAAAGGCTGGGCATGgggccggctgggctggggccagcgcAGGGCAGGTAGGACCCCCTGTCCCCACACTTGCCTCTGCTGGAAGCGGTCGTTGATGGAGACCCAGATGTCGAAGTAGATCTCAGGCTGCGAGACGTTGTAGTTGTGTAGCAGGCGGCTCAGGCAGGTGGCGTACTGCTTCAGCATGTCAGCGTGGTCCTTCCAGCGCCGGCTCTGGGTGAACACCTGCCCGGACACGCCCGCTGAGCCAGGCGCcagccagccctgggatccccagccccccacaagtCAGGAGATTTCCATCCCCACGAGCTTCTGCCTCAGAGCCAGCTCTGACCTCCCCATCCCATAGGTTCAGAGGGACGCCAGCCCTCTGCGCAAGGCACAGgattgggggtcaggactcctgggtcccagctcTGCGGCTGACTCCCTGGGGGGGACtatgggcaagtcccttccctgctcagtgcctcagtttcctcacttgTAACGGGACAGGGAAATTCAGTCCTATCTGCGAGGCTCAGATAGTCCAGCAGAGAAGGCAGCACAGCCGCCGAGGGACAGTCTCATGCCTGAGCGCAGGGCTGGGAGAGCCCCGGCAGAGACCCTCCCCCACATTTCACTCCATGGGAATTTAAACAAACCAATAACCCCCCATTTTGACTCCCAGCCCCAGATACAGTCGCATCCCAGCacagggggctctggctgggacacaAGGGCAGGGAACCACACACTGACAAGCAGAGTTTGAGGAAGATGAGTCAACAGGACTCCTGGGTACTAtccagggctcagggaggggagtggggtttagtagttatagctgggggatgggggtcctgggaaccaggactcctgggttctatccagggctcagggaggggagtggggtctggtgggagccaggacacctgggttctatccctggctctgtaACAGATTTCCTCTGTAACCTTCAGTCAAAAAGCTCCccacgcctcagtttccccatccatacaACAGGGATGGCCTGGGCCCGCCTTTGTTTAGTGGCCTGAGACCCTCAGCTAGAGCCTCATTGTCTGTGCTAATTAATATTGTTAACGACCATTAATGTCCACCTCCTCTGGGGCACCAAGCACAGCCAGGCCACAGTGAGGGCGCCGGACACAGGTGGCCAGACTGATTGTCCAGTCCCCTTTGCTGcgcagagagggaaactgaggcagggagcggggcagggatgCCTCAGGGAGTCAGTGGCGGCAATAGAACCTAGGggtcctggctccaccccagagcgtGGTGGGGTCACTTACCCCGGGGTTGAGGTAGCCCAGCTCCCCAGTCACACCATCCCGGTAGGTGATCTTCACATGCTGGTGGGAGCGGGAATGGACCATCATGTCCCACGAGTAGCCGTACAGCCCCTTGGTCCAGTTGTTgtagccctgggggagggggcagcacatCAGGGGGAGCATGGGGGGATAGGGAGCACgtcagggggagcggggggggacaGGAAGCATGGGGGGATAGGGAGCATGTTGGGGGGCAGCACGGGGGAGATAGGGAGCACAGGCGGGGAGCGATAGGGACCAGGTTGGGAGACAGGGACCACGTCGGGAGGAGCATCGGGGATCCCTGAACCCAGCATCCGAGCGGGTTCAAGCCGCTTTCCCGGGGAGCTGGTttgtgctgttttgctgccccctgctgggcagtCGGGGATCTGGCTGATGTTACCCACCTGGCAGCCCCAGCTGCGGGACCATCACCACCCCGCTGGGTCTGTGCAGCTCGCATGGGCCACTGGTCACCGGGTGGACACCCAGCTCCTAGGGGAAGTCACCCCAGCTGGGGAGGGTCAGGGTGGCCAGCCACAAAGCCGGCTCCCTCCCTGGGAGCCAGGCATCAGCCACGGCTACGTGGTGGGGCAGCACAATCGGTGCCGGGCCAGAGGTACCGGCTTGTCCCCCGAGGAGCAgcaccccagcacccctcccAGCGCTGCCCTCCActagcccccagctcctcccctccccacagctctccccagAGCCCTGCGCAGCGCGGCCCCAGCCGCAGGGGCCCCTACCTGGGTGATGAAGTGGGAGTAGGGCAGGAAGAGCTGCTCCAGCACGTACAGCACAGTGAAGAGGGCCCCCAGCTTCTGGCGCAGCCCCGGCCCTcgctcccccctgccctggcccttgCGCTCGGACCCCCCGTACACGCACGCCTCACTGGGCTGCGGCGGCTCCACGGAGGGCAGGAGCCTTCGGAGACAGGCCGGGAACCTGGCACCCAGGTGGCGCGGCCAGTCCGGGGAGCAGAACAAGGGGCTGGTGGCAAGCATGGTGTAGGAGAACATGCCTGTGGGGAGAAACGAGCCGTCAGCCAGggagctcccctcccctcaggcAAGGCCAGGGGCACTGGCTGGGCGGGGGTTAGAGCAGCTatggggggccaggactcctgggttctatgcccagtGCTGAGAGGGAAgactccattcccagctctgggagagggatGTGGTCACAGGAGGGTTGGgagcagaactcctgggttctctccccagtgctggggggggggggtcgtcgaGTGAGTTAGAGGGAGGATCTGGGATCCAGGACTcgggggttctctccccagtgctgggggggtCAAGTAGGttagagggaggggctggagccgggactcctgggttctctccccagtgctgggaaggggatgtggggggtgggagcaggactcctgggttccgtccccACACCAGCCCCCTTACCGATGCTGA
This genomic interval carries:
- the GGCX gene encoding vitamin K-dependent gamma-carboxylase; this translates as MEPSRGRAAAALLSESLPGRRRRDGEGARGAPEPTQQSSSWAKRLLGFEWADVSSWHRFVCLLNRPTDPASLGVFRFLFGLLMALDIPQERGLSYLDHKYLDGLEVCRFPLINFLEPLPLDWMYLLYAVMLLGALGIMLGCCYRLSCLLFMLPYWYVFLLDKTTWNNHSYLYGLLGFQLTFMDANRYWSIDGLRHPRKRNAHVPLWNYTVLRMQIFIVYFIAGIKKLDADWVEGYSMGSLSRHWLFDPFKLVLSEEMTSLLVVHGGGLVLDLTAGYLLFFDATRPAALVFVSYFHCMNSQLFSIGMFSYTMLATSPLFCSPDWPRHLGARFPACLRRLLPSVEPPQPSEACVYGGSERKGQGRGERGPGLRQKLGALFTVLYVLEQLFLPYSHFITQGYNNWTKGLYGYSWDMMVHSRSHQHVKITYRDGVTGELGYLNPGVFTQSRRWKDHADMLKQYATCLSRLLHNYNVSQPEIYFDIWVSINDRFQQRLFDPQVDIVRAEWSPFRHTPWLKPLLVNLSPWRAKLQEIESSLDNQTEVVFIADFPGLHLENFVSEDLGNTSLQLLKGEVVVEIVKEQRNYTLQEGDRMQLPPGEYHKVHTVSPEPSCYMYVYVNTTDVALERNLTQLQELRDKVQNGSETEPLPPELQPILDGALGDAMQTDPVVQVFVQRQQRLEELQRRRNATLGERLQRFGARKYFLFRRSFLMTWISLRNLALGRPSLEHLAREVAYANMQQEAGAAGTEGVQKEPERAEL